The genomic interval CTCAGCCAGCCTGCCCCCAAGCCCGGCCCCCACCACAAGGCAGGTTGGGAGGACTGGGGATTTAGAAAACtccagcctccccctgccccccaccgcctCCACCAGAGCTGCAAGGAGCAAAGACAGGGAGGTGTGTCTGCATATGATCTTTatttctcctgcttctctgacCCGATCGGGGGGTTGGGAAGTTCAGCTTgggattcattttcttttggctcTTTCTCTTcagcctctttctcttcttttgctgggggagaggaagaaggtccCTTTTTTGAACCTGCAAGCCAGGCTCCAAAAGCTGACCCAACAGAGCCCAGGAGGATGTTGGATGACGTGGAGAGTCCAGCTGCCCCTGAGGAACGGACAGAGGGTGAGCACAGGAACATTCAGTGGCCAGAGGCCCCGAACCGCACCCCTCCTTCCAGATCTGAGGCCCAGGAACCTGGATCCCTGCTCTAGGTTCTGAAACCCCCAGGGCTCCACTTTGGTCAGAGGATGCTGGAGGAGGCTGAGAAGTGAggaagtgagaggcagagggctGTCAGCCACAGACCTGGACAGTGACAGGTCCCCTCACCTTACCCAGGAGGCCACTGAGGCCTAGAGGGGAAGGGACCCTTCTAAGCCCCCTAAGTGTCAGATCTGGGCAGGGCTCCAGGAACCCTgggctccttcccttcttctccctcccagagCTCCCTTAGCCCTCCACTCCTACGAAACCCCGCGCAGAAGGTGCCAGAAAGAGGTCAGGGAGAGTCAAAGGACCAGGAACCCTGAGGACCACATCACTGGAGGGAGAGGACAGGCTCCTCAGGCTTAGTCTCCGGGCTGAATCCCCTCCTGGCTAtgctccccgcccctcctctccagcccctccccccacctgtcCCCCAACAAACCCACGGACTGCAGCGTCGCCACCAGGCTGCCGGCGGCCACACCACCCCCGTtggcgacggcggcggcggaCATCATCTTGGCCGCTAGCGAGGAAGCGGCGATTCCGGCCCCAGTGAAGCCCACGGCGCCCAGCACGGTCGGTACGGCCGCCACTGCCAGAACTGCCGGGAAGAGGGGCTGGGTCGGGGCGTGGGCCGGGGGAAAGGGCCCCTCCGGAACCCCCTGGAGGTGTCTGGGGCCTGTCTGCGCTGAGCATCCGGGAGGCCGCTCGGAGGGGGTCCGCAGGCAAAGCGAAAGTGGGGGACATGGAGCCAGGTGGGTGCGCAGGTGTCACACGAGCCCCAGGCAGGCCCCGTTTGGGTCTCTAACTTGCTGTGCGACACCGGGGACGTCACTGCCCCTCACTGGGCCTCTTGCGCGCTCGCGTGTGTGTAAATGTGCGAGGGTGAGACACAGCATTGCCGTTTCCAGCcgtcaccccccgcccccccggcccGGTCAAAGGCAATCTCTGCATGCTCGCTGGGCAGCAGCCAGGTCCCGGATCAGGTGTCCCCTTAACGGCGGGTACTGCGAGCGGGGCTCTCCGCCCCCGAGATTCACCCGGGCGGTCCCGGGAGCCGAGGGGCGGCCCCTCCCAGCCGGTGCAGTGCCACATCTCCCAAGTCCCCTCCCTGGGGACCCAGAGGATCCGGGcaactcacctcctcccactACAGCGCCCGCCGCCCGTTCTTGGGGTCCggaaagggaaggggatgggagggggagagagagagagagagaattaatgtATGAGTCAGCTAGTTAGTAGTAGGTGGAGGGAGTGAGGAATAGAAGCGACCCCTCTGGCCCAGCCCGGGTTGGGGACAGGGAGGGCTgccacccccccatccccgcccccacccccgcgaAGGCAGACTCACGCATCCCTGAAACTTCTTCCGCCCCCCTGCGCAGCTCAGAACCGTGTAAGTTCCACCGGGTGTTATTTCCCTGGGCGAGCCAATGGGGACACCGCCCAGCCCTCTGGGGGCGGGCCCTTCCCTGCCAGTCAGCCCAGGCAGAAGCCGGGGACGGTCCCGCCCACCGCCCCTACCCTTCCACTCCCAGCTCCGGGGTCTCAGCAAGTGCGGCCCCGCAGCTCCTGACCCCACCCCTCCGCCGGCTCTTCGACCTTGTGGTGGTTTCCGTCTTGCTCGATGACTCCATCCGAGAAAGGCGCCCTGGAGCATCCGAACAGAATTGTTTccagcaaaaaacaaaatgtgaagaaaaaaaaaaaagaatacagatggCTGCTGaaaaacatgggtttgaactccgtgggtccacttacatgcggatttttttaaatagtacagcactgtaaatatattttaagatttttttaacaaTACTTCTTTTCCCCAGcttactttgttgtaagaatacagtgtatataatacatataacacaaaaTATATGTGAATCGACTCTTTATGGGATCAGTAAGGTTTCTGGTTAAAAGGAggctggttttatttatttatttatttgacagacagagatcacaagtagacagagaggcaggcagagagaaaggaagggaagcaggctccccgccgagcagagagccccgtgggggactccatcccaggaccctgagaccatgaccccagccaaaggcagaggctttaacccactgagccactcaggcaccccaaaggaggctagttttgggggagtcaaattGAATTTTTGTTCGCATAAGTTATCCTGGCGTGAAGAGCCTAGGtcaccatacacaaatattttctgataatATGTTCCTAGAGGTGAAGTTGTTGGATCAGAAAATACGCATTTCTTATGGTACTGATATTTATTGTTAGGGTACTTTCCAAAAATACTGTTATCAGTCTATACTTCTGTCAAAAGTGTGTGAgaagatctatttttttctactacTCACCAACGGTTAAATTtgtcatagaaaaagaaaagaaatctttgctgaagaaaggtgaaaaataatgacatttatatatatatatatatatatatatatatatatacacacacatatgtgtgtgtgtgtgtgtgtatatatatatatatatatataaccactaATGAAGtgtataaataaaaggaaacctcaCTGAAATGGAGTGGGGAGGCCAAAAGGGGGTGCACTCACGCTCTACCACTCCTCATCAACTGCAAACCTCCAAGAAGAGACCTACTTTCCAAGTGGACACTGTTTTAGCTACTACTTTACTACTCCTGGAGAAAAAAGAttccaccacccccctccccctgctcctctggcAATAGACCAGCCAATGAGAGATTGTCACAACTCCAGTCATGGTGAATTTCCAGTTTACTCCAaaggactttttgtttttatgacagCCCTCCCAGTCACCCTCTTCCCTCTGTAAGAGAGCttacttctcctttttctccagatTTGCCTGTGTGCTCTCCAAAGTTCTGTATTGTAGATTGTAATtttctgctattcctgaataaagCAATTTTTGCTGGTAAAAATATCTGGCAGTTATTTTTGAAGTTAACAGAGGCTAATTATTTTGGGGTCTTTTAGGCTTATGCAATCCTCATGTTGTGAATTATCTTCCCacattctggatttatttttccatCGAGgtgtcatttttccccccttacaGATGTATAGGAATTATATATTAATTCTCTTAATCCATTCTCACAGATGTTGCAGAATTTTGTTTCCagttcatctcttttttaaaattttttaaaaagattttatttatttatttgacagagagaaatcacaagtagacggagaggcagacagagagagagagagggaagcaggctccctcctgagcagagagcctgatgcgggacttgatcccaggaccctgagatcatgacctgagcggaatgcagcggcttaacccactgagccacccaggagcccaagttcatctctttttttatACAAAACTTTTTAATGCTTACATAAATTTgccaatattttactttatttcttttgtctttgtgtcCCCAAAGAGGCTGTTCCCGTCAGCTATCAGATACATCATCACCTgcattttctttaggtttttctggggtttcactttttaaaattgactttttaggggtgcttgggtggctcaccCAGTTAAAGTGACCGACTCTTCATTTCAgttctggttgtgatctcagagccatgagatcgagccccctgtcagACTGTGCTTACAGCAAAGTCTGCTtgtgagtctctctctctgacttgcaAGATAATTGCAATTTCTGGAAAATTCCAACTATGTTAAAACGATGCTTATAAACaatgcttataaaaaatacttaCCTGTAAAATTTAGTGACATTCTAGGTGCAGACACTTGTGAGTTTTTTGCTTACACGAAGGGACTTCTGAAATTTCTACAGGATAACTTCCAAGTGTGTGAGATGGTCCTGCATATTTCAGGATGTCCGGCGTCTCTGGCCCTTATGTACTAAATATTGGTAACATACCACTGTCATTGggaccacttttaaaaaaatcaaatttctgaaATGTCCCGTAGGGGGCAGTACCACCCTGTTTAAAAACTCTCCTTTTGGACAGTAACAAAAAACCTAGGGATTTCGGgatgtttataattatttaaagaaagaaataaaataaagcaaaccaaaatctaatTTTGGGCATTCGTTTCAAGACTAATCTGTGCAAGTTGAGTATTTAACTTATGCATAAGAACTTGGTATATGTAGCGTTAGaattatgattataattttaatggTACACTTCAATAAGAATTTAATCTTATGATTATAAAGTtgaaaaagattatattttcaaCCAGTTTTGAAAATAAGTATTGTTTAAGAATACTGGAAGTTAAAAACTGTATAAgcttattttattagatttatatgaTTCACCAGTGTTCACTCCGGAGGTTTTACTTGTTAGAaacaaagtttctttaaaaaggaaattgacTATATATGctaaaaaaacaagacaacaggccccaaatggagtcacttatgctaaaCCCTGCAACACCCAACTGAGATttaacttaattaaatttttgttctcccagaaatggactcttaaaCCAGTCAGGAAGTGCCTGTTAACTCTAGCTGAGTCATCTGCTTGATAGACCCATGGCATTTCCTAAAGCAAAGTAACTTTGTGGTAACCAATCTGCTTCTTTGCCTGGTATAACTTCCTTGTTCCCTTATCCTCTGCCTATACaagtctctcattttttaaaaagattttatttatttatttgagagttggagagagaacacaagtaggcagagcagcaggctgaggagcaggcagtgggagagggagaagcaggctcgctgccaagcagggagcccgatgtgggcctcgatcccaggaccctgggatcatgacctgagccgaaggcagaggtttaacccactgagccactcaggcgcccccaaaagtcTCTGGGGGATCTCCCCAGATCCCCTTTCTATCTCCTAGATTGGGTGCTACCCAGTTTGAATCAATTCTTGCTCAAATAAACACTTGtaatttttaatatgcctcagtttatctttatacacagatacacacaaactgagaaataaaattggCTATGTTAAAATATACACAGCCTAAGAGTATTTAGGGGAATTTGATTAAGTTGCGAAGTCCTGTTAGATTGATAAGtagaaattcagtttttaattaaaCCTAAATACTTAAGGAATGCtagcttttaatttgtttttcaataaatcGAATATTAACTAAAAACTCCAGCCACAAAGAGCCTGTATTATTCTTTGAAGTAGCTTCCCAAGAAAACCTAAAACTGACATGTCTAGCAGCtaccttctctgtcttccctgagCCTTTACCGATTTCCTCCAAATTGCAGATAAAGACTGTAAGCTTAAAGCAAATACAAGCAAGCATTTAACCATTAAGGGAAAAGATGactaatttgaataccttttttttttttttttaagagagagatggCACACATatgggtggggagaggcaaaggagagggagagagagaaacctaaggatgctccatgctcagcgcggagcctgaggcgaggctcgatctcatgaccctgagatcatgacctgagctgaaatcaagagtcagacactccactgagccacccaggcacctatgaatgtgaatacattaaaattaagaagctCTATTCAACAAAAGtcactgagaaaagaaagaaagaaaacccaagccATGcagtgggagaaaaatatttgccataCATATAAGTAACAAACAATTGATAATAggaatatataaattattcctaCAAAATAATAGAAAGACTTTAATGAAAAATTCTAAGTAATTTAGGAATGAAAAGTAACTTCTACAATCTGACAAAAGTTTTTCATGAAGAATATCatcaacaaatataatttttcatgctTATATTTTGAATTCCCCTTTTGACTGGGAGGAGGCAAGGATGCAGAATTCCACCACTTTGCAGTATTGTTCTGGAGGTCCTACCCTGCACAAGGAAGAAATGTGGAGGTGTGTGAGGAGAAAGGCACGAAGACTGGAAAGGAATCAGTAAAATTTTCTTCATGTACAGCATTATTGTTTATGTAGAAAGTCCTAAGGAATCCACAAAAAAACCCCGCTAAAACTAACACGTGTACTCAACAATATTGCCAGATCAgttgtatttataaatgttagcACAAAAAGTCAAAATGATGCTTTGTAACATCAAAGGGGTTTCAAATGACATGATGGCATTGAAACCAGAAAACACTTAGGGAGACATATTATCAAAGGATGCTTAAGACACGTACATGGAAACCAGAAAATATTGCACAGAGAAAATTAAGGGGAGCTCCTCTCCCCCAAATGGAGAGATTAACCATACTCATGGGTCAGAAGATTGAATTTTAAGTTGCCAATATATTACACACTGACCTATAGATTCCAAGCATTCCATCAACTCCACTCCTAggtttactcaagagaaatgcaGACATCTGTCCCCACTTACGGACTTGCACACGATGTCCAAAACAGCGGAATTCCGAATagcacacccctcccccgccccgcaaAGAACCCATAATGTACATTAAACAAGTGAATCGTGCAAGCAATACATGGTCGTTAGAATATTGAGACGTTCTAGATAAGCAAAGTGGGGGGGAAAATCAAAGCCCTTAGTGGTTTCCTACCACTACCCCTGTTCTTGTCTGATGCAGAGCTCTCTCCGCGTTTTTCCTGCCTGCAATGTAGACCTTAGAATGGCCTCTGGCTATGGCCTCCTGCCTGAGCTCTTCTGGAAATTACATTGGGTCGTGAGGCAATCATCCAACCCGTAACCAAGTGAGTGAATTTGCCCGGGAGGTGTCATTCTTCAAGAGATGTGGCAGCGCTGGGCTGAGGTGAGGTGGAGGATTGCTGAGACCCTGGGTCCTCCCCTGGCTCCCCTACCTGCAGCCGCCCCAGTCGGGCCTGCGGAGGTCACTGCGGAGAAGAGGGTTCGGGGAGAGCCGTCACTTCAGAGGCCTTGGTTTGGAGCGCCCTCTTGTGGCAGCGCGTCGAACTGAAGCCCGGCGACAGGTGGGCCGGGATGCACACCTTCGGATGGAGATTTGTTCTGAGCGCCGGAGCAGGTTTGTCGCGAGTCTCCAACTGACTGGGCTGCAAAGGCAGCTCCCTTCATTGGAGCAAACATTGGAGCACTGGAAATCTCCCAGTGACAGAGGTTTTCCAGTACCTTCTTTTTAGGATGTCTCCTCAACTCCCATCCAGGCCACGAAAtgctatttcttcctcattcaccCGGTGGGCTCCTGGGATCCCTGTTCGTGAACATGACATCACTTCCTGGACCACAGCCAGAGGACCTGGGTGGGCATCTGGCAGATCTGGACCACGCGGGGTTGTTTCCTTGGAAACTTGGAAGGAGAGCAACACAGAGACACTAACTGGATTGGGTCTATAATAACGTGGGGAATGTGGGGCAGTGGTTTATTTAGTTCTACTTTGATACCTCCACGTGGattgagtaagagagagagctggggaaacaGAGCAAATGTGCAGAAagaggactgtgtgtgtgtgtgtgtgtgtgtgtgtgtgtgtgtgtgagggagagagagagagcgagcaagaaagcgctctccctgtgttctcctttctAGAAGCCCCTGAGGTCTGGCCGCATCCAGTTTTTGGGCTCTGAGATGCTCCTAGAACTTATTGGGTATGCTTCCTTATGTCTTAATGCTACGCATTCAATCCCTCCTTCATGTCTTCATTCAGCAAGTCACTATTGACCTTGTCTACATATCAAATGATACTGCTATAGAAACTAGGGAAAGAgcagtaaacaaaaaaaaatttttttttactgtcatgTAGAGGTGATGGATATAAAACACCAAACCCATAAGTATACAACAT from Mustela erminea isolate mMusErm1 chromosome 5, mMusErm1.Pri, whole genome shotgun sequence carries:
- the LOC116591834 gene encoding interferon alpha-inducible protein 27-like protein 2, with product MQRAAGAVVGGVLAVAAVPTVLGAVGFTGAGIAASSLAAKMMSAAAVANGGGVAAGSLVATLQSVGAAGLSTSSNILLGSVGSAFGAWLAGSKKGPSSSPPAKEEKEAEEKEPKENESQAELPNPPIGSEKQEK